The following proteins come from a genomic window of Salvia hispanica cultivar TCC Black 2014 chromosome 4, UniMelb_Shisp_WGS_1.0, whole genome shotgun sequence:
- the LOC125223192 gene encoding ATP synthase delta chain, chloroplastic-like, which produces MAAAASLQPAPVTFQHRSSSEFHSKPPTRLALTSTLKTPKLTIKPLRRRGGATMSNTASGSYASALADVARNNNTLEKTFADVEKIEKIFSDDSVLRFFANPTIGDAEKRGVVEEIARSSALQPHVANFLNILVEMRRMDLVREIAKEFETVYNDVTKTEVAVVTSVVKLESQHLAQIARGVQKLTGARNVRIRTAIDPGLVAGFTIRYGNSGSKLIDMSVKKQLDEIAAQLELGDIQLAV; this is translated from the coding sequence ATGGCCGCCGCAGCCTCCTTGCAGCCGGCTCCTGTAACCTTCCAGCACCGCTCGTCGTCCGAATTCCACTCCAAACCGCCAACGCGCCTCGCCCTAACCTCAACCCTTAAAACCCCCAAACTCACAATCAAacccctccgccgccgcggcGGTGCCACGATGTCGAATACCGCCTCCGGAAGCTACGCGAGCGCGCTCGCCGACGTGGCGAGGAACAACAACACGCTGGAGAAGACCTTCGCCGACGTGGAGAAGATCGAAAAAATCTTCTCCGACGACTCCGTCCTCCGATTCTTCGCGAATCCGACGATCGGCGACGCGGAGAAGCGCGGCGTGGTGGAGGAGATCGCGAGGTCGTCGGCGCTGCAGCCGCACGTGGCGAATTTCCTGAACATCCTGGTGGAGATGAGGCGGATGGATCTGGTGAGGGAGATCGCGAAGGAGTTCGAGACGGTGTACAATGATGTGACGAAGACGGAGGTGGCGGTGGTGACGTCGGTGGTGAAGCTGGAGTCGCAGCACCTGGCGCAGATCGCGAGGGGGGTGCAGAAGCTGACCGGGGCGAGGAATGTCCGGATCCGGACGGCGATCGATCCGGGTCTGGTGGCCGGGTTCACGATCCGGTACGGGAATTCCGGGTCGAAGCTGATTGATATGAGCGTGAAGAAGCAGCTCGATGAGATCGCGGCACAACTGGAGCTCGGTGATATTCAGTTAGCTGTTTAA